DNA from Gramella sp. MAR_2010_147:
GGAAGCAGTAAAAGTGCCTTCTTTCCTGGATATGGAATTAAGATTCAATGCCAACACCGTTCTATATGATAACCTGGAACTTAAAAATGCTAAGGGCCTTCTCATCATCCGGGATGAAACAGCAAGGCTCCAGGATGTTTCTACGAATATTTTCAATGGTAGTATTGGTGTTAACGGATTGGTTTCCACAAAGAATCCTACTCCTGTTTTTGAAATGGACCTCAACCTGAATTCCCTGGATATTGCATCTTCTTTCAATGGATTGGAGCTTATTCAAAATCTTGCGCCGCTAGCCAGTGCAATTGAAGGAAAAATTCAGTCTACGGTTAATCTTAAAGGGAATCTGAACGAAGATCTAACACCCCAGCTTGCCAGTCTTGCCGGTAACGCTTTAGCAGAATTATTAACTGCTGAAATCAATCCTGAAAAAGCTGCGTTATTATCAAAATTAGACGGGCAGCTTAATTTTCTTGATCTAAATAAAATAGATCTTAGCAAGCTAAAAACCAAATTGACGTTTACTGATGGAATGGTACAGGTTGCACCAATGAACTTTAACATTAAGGGGATAGACTTCCAGGTTTCGGGAAGTCATGGGTTCGATATGAATATGAATTATGACCTCAAACTGGATGTGCCTGCAAAATATCTTGGTTCTGAAGTAAGCAGCACTTTAGGTAAACTTAGCGGCGAAACTATTGAAAATACTACGGTAGAATTACCAATAGGAATTACAGGAAATTTCCAGAGTCCGCAGATAAAATTAGATATGCAGCAGGCGGTGAATAATCTAACCCAAAAAGTAGTTGCGCAACAAAAGAAGAATCTTGAAAATAAAGCGGTAGATGCGATCAACGACATTCTTAAAGGCAAAAGAGATCCCAGTAAACCCTTCAACAAAAATGATTCTACAGCTGTAAAAACAGATTCTACTTCAGGCAGCACCCCCGTGACGAAAAGAGATTCTATCAATCAATCCCAACAAAAACAAGTTCAGGATGCGGCCAAGAATATTCTTGGTGGATTATTAAAAGGTTCCAAAAAGAAGACGGATACTACAAAGAATAATAATTAACCCCTGTGAGCGAAGTGAAGCCATTTTAACATGAGATTCCTTCACTTCGTTCGCAATGACAACAACCCTCTTGAGAACGTCACCCTGAACTGGTTTCATGGTCATGCTGAAACGAGTTCAGCATGACCATGAAATTATATATTGTCTAAATTGTTATCCCGACCAAAGGGAGAGATTCCATCAAAGTTCAAAAAATATTGAGAGGTTTTCTCCTTCGCTATACTCGGAATGATAGTTACAAAACTTTTAGTTCAACTACCAAACCTTCATTTCCTCTAACATTAAAAACGGTCCCGTCTTCAAAGATCAAATACTGCCCCTTAATTCCTTTTAAAACTCCTTCATAGAAAGGATTTTTAACCAGATTGAGAGATTTGATCTTTTCTGGAAATTGCTTCACAGGAAATTTAATTTCGGTTTCCTTATTGTTCTGGATATAGTACTCCTTAGCTTCCTCCGGAATAAAGTCCTTCAGTTTTTCCCTTTCTTCCACGAGATTAAGATCAATAATATCATTGGTTAACATCTTTCTCCAGTTGGTCTTATCTGAAACGTGCTCCTTTAAAGCAACTTCGGTAATCCCTGCCAGGTACCTGTTTGGAACCTCTACAATTTCAATGGCTTCATGCGCTCCCTGATCTATCCATCTGGTTGGAACCTGATTTCTTCTGGTAACTCCCACTTTTACATCACTGGAATTCGCCAGATAAACAATATGTGGTTGGAGTTGTGCTTTCTTCTCATATTCCAGATCACGATCTTCTTCATCTAAATGAGCTTTACTTTTTTCAGGGCTTATTACCCAATCTCCAGCCTGAGGAATTGAACTAAAACAATCATAACAAAATCCCTGTCTGTAAATTTTCTTTTCCAGCCCACAATTAAGACATTGATACTTAAGGAAATTCAAACTTATTTTTTTGTCTATCAACTGATTGAAATTGATAAAATCATTTTCCCAAATAAGGTAATATTGAACCACATCGGTGATTTCAGTTCTCATTTTCGTTAAAACTCCCTCGTATCGCATTTAAATTTTTGTTTTAAGACTGAATGAAATTTTTGCAGGCTACAAAGTTTCGATTATTTTTAACCAAATAACCAACCGCCCAATAAATATAAGGCTTAAAGATAAGAAGAATAATGCCAATTCCATTAGTCAACTCCATAGCTTCCTGGTTTCTGAAAAAGAGAATCCATCAAATGGAATTGTTTATAAAATACCCGCATGAAGTTCAAAATGAGCTTCTTAAAAACCTTCTATCCAAAGCAAAAAATACCGAGTTTGGCAAACGTTATAATTTTTCAGAAATCACCTCTTATGAAACTTTTAAAGAGCGTGTTCCAATTCAGAAATATGAGGATTATCAAGACGTTATAGAGCGGAGTAGAAAAGGGGAATCGAATATTTTCTGGCCTACTCCAATTAGATGGTTTGCAAAATCCAGCGGTACTACCAGTGCGAAAAGTAAATTTATTCCGGTAAGCCAGGATTCGCTTGAAGAATGTCACTATGCCGCCGGAAAAGATCTTTTATGCATCTATCTGAATAACAATCCGCAGTCACAGATGTTCACCGGAAAGAGTTTGAGGCTTGGCGGCAGCAAGGAGCTTTATCAGGAAAATGGCACTTCTTACGGCGATCTTTCTGCAATATTGATAGATAATATGCCTTTCTGGGCTGAATTTAGCAGTACCCCGAGCAATGAAGTTTCCCTGATGCATGATTGGGAATATAAAATGCAGGCGATTGTTGATGAAACGACAAGGGAAAGAGTAACCAGCCTTGCCGGAGTTCCCAGCTGGATGTTGGTTTTACTGAATAATGTACTGGAAACAACCGGAAAACAAAGCCTTTTTGAAGTTTGGCCACATCTGGAAGCTTATTTTCACGGCGGGGTAAGTTTTGAGCCCTATGCTTCTCAATATCAAAAGATACTACCAAAAGAGGATTTCAGGTTTTATGAGATCTATAATGCTTCTGAAGGTTTCT
Protein-coding regions in this window:
- a CDS encoding DUF2797 domain-containing protein codes for the protein MRYEGVLTKMRTEITDVVQYYLIWENDFINFNQLIDKKISLNFLKYQCLNCGLEKKIYRQGFCYDCFSSIPQAGDWVISPEKSKAHLDEEDRDLEYEKKAQLQPHIVYLANSSDVKVGVTRRNQVPTRWIDQGAHEAIEIVEVPNRYLAGITEVALKEHVSDKTNWRKMLTNDIIDLNLVEEREKLKDFIPEEAKEYYIQNNKETEIKFPVKQFPEKIKSLNLVKNPFYEGVLKGIKGQYLIFEDGTVFNVRGNEGLVVELKVL
- a CDS encoding GH3 auxin-responsive promoter family protein gives rise to the protein MPIPLVNSIASWFLKKRIHQMELFIKYPHEVQNELLKNLLSKAKNTEFGKRYNFSEITSYETFKERVPIQKYEDYQDVIERSRKGESNIFWPTPIRWFAKSSGTTSAKSKFIPVSQDSLEECHYAAGKDLLCIYLNNNPQSQMFTGKSLRLGGSKELYQENGTSYGDLSAILIDNMPFWAEFSSTPSNEVSLMHDWEYKMQAIVDETTRERVTSLAGVPSWMLVLLNNVLETTGKQSLFEVWPHLEAYFHGGVSFEPYASQYQKILPKEDFRFYEIYNASEGFFACQDHNDTKDLLLMLDYGIFYEFIPMDQYGTDEEMAIPLSEVEIGKNYAVVITTNAGLWRYKIGDTVRFTDINPYRIKVSGRTKHHINVFGEELIIENAESALKKVCLITNCEIIDYTVAPIFMEGKEKGAHEWIVEFKTAPKDFENFTRQLDLALQEVNSDYEAKRYNNMTLNMPKIHQARKDLFYDWLKKHDKLGGQHKIPRLSNSRTYLEELLKMERE